In one Mucilaginibacter sp. PAMB04168 genomic region, the following are encoded:
- the nuoK gene encoding NADH-quinone oxidoreductase subunit NuoK, with protein sequence MITLTHYLIVSAGLFCIGLYMILSKQNAVQILIGIELMLNAAILNLVAFGKFDRLDNGGQAFALFAIVLAAASTAVALAIVLNVYRRYGTIDPGKVNQLKD encoded by the coding sequence ATGATTACACTTACTCATTACCTGATAGTAAGTGCCGGGCTGTTTTGCATAGGCCTTTACATGATTCTGTCTAAGCAAAATGCGGTGCAGATACTCATTGGCATAGAACTGATGCTTAATGCTGCTATACTTAACCTGGTAGCTTTTGGTAAGTTCGATAGACTTGATAATGGTGGGCAAGCATTTGCCTTGTTTGCCATAGTATTGGCTGCTGCCTCAACGGCTGTAGCTTTGGCTATTGTATTGAATGTTTACAGGCGGTACGGTACTATTGATCCGGGCAAGGTAAATCAATTAAAAGACTAA
- a CDS encoding TonB-dependent receptor plug domain-containing protein: MRLVYIFSLVFAFGVVKAQDNHMVITTSNQNTPKPLYVIDDVVTKDVSALSGVNPNDIESIEILKDANSTAVYGNDGVNGVIVVKTQKYVKRKTLNKLAEFSAKLQRYLKHKSDTASFRYLINGRQPADSARQTPGTVFSLPKSAIKSVEFKKPKTGEKAIVKITTKP; the protein is encoded by the coding sequence ATGAGGCTTGTATACATTTTTTCCTTAGTATTTGCTTTTGGCGTTGTTAAAGCGCAGGATAATCACATGGTGATTACCACCAGCAATCAGAACACTCCAAAACCCTTATACGTAATTGATGATGTGGTTACAAAAGATGTGTCTGCCTTATCAGGAGTAAATCCGAACGACATAGAATCGATTGAGATTTTAAAAGACGCTAACAGTACCGCAGTGTATGGCAATGACGGCGTAAATGGTGTGATAGTAGTAAAAACGCAAAAGTACGTTAAACGTAAAACCTTGAATAAACTGGCCGAATTTTCGGCTAAACTACAACGCTATCTAAAACACAAGTCTGACACGGCAAGTTTCCGTTATTTGATTAACGGTCGGCAACCAGCAGACTCTGCCAGGCAAACTCCAGGCACTGTGTTCAGTCTTCCTAAAAGTGCCATAAAAAGCGTTGAGTTCAAAAAACCAAAAACTGGCGAAAAAGCTATTGTTAAAATCACAACCAA